A window from Pongo abelii isolate AG06213 chromosome 6, NHGRI_mPonAbe1-v2.0_pri, whole genome shotgun sequence encodes these proteins:
- the TMEM248 gene encoding transmembrane protein 248 isoform X1 codes for MFSINPLENLKVYISSRPPLVVFMISVSAMAIAFLTLGYFFKIKEIKSPEMAEDWNTFLLRFNDLDLCVSENETLKHLTNDTTTPESTMTSGQARASTQSPQALEDSGPVNISVAITLTLDPLKPFGGYSRNVTHLYSTILGHQIGLSGREAHEEINITFTLPTAWSSDDCALHGHCEQVVFTACMTLTASPGVFPVTVQPPHCVPDTYSNATLWYKIFTTARDANTKYAQDYNPFWCYKGAIGKVYHALNPKLTVIVPDDDRSLINLHLMHTSYFLFVMVITMFCYAVIKGRPSKLRQSNPEFCPEKVALAEA; via the exons ATGTTCAGCATCAACCCCCTGGAGAACCTGAAGGTGTACATCAGCAGTCGGCCTCCCCTGGTGGTCTTCATGATCAGTGTGAGCGCCATGGCCATAGCTTTCCTGACCCTGGGCTACTTCTTCAAAATCAAGGAGATTAAATCCCCAGAAATGGCAGAG GATTGGAATACTTTTCTGCTACGGTTCAATGATTTGGACTTGTGTGTATCAGAGAATGAAACGCTGAAGCATCTCACAAACGACACCACAACTCCGGAAAGCACAATGACCAGCGGGCAGGCCCGAGCTTCCACCCAGTCCCCCCAGGCCCTGGAGGACTCGGGTCCGGTGAATATCTCAGTCGCAATCACCCTAACCCTGGACCCACTGAAACCCTTCGGAGGGTATTCCCGCAACGTCACCCATCTGTACTCAACCATCTTAGGGCATCAGATTGGACTTTCAG GCAGGGAAGCCCACGAGGAGATAAACATCACCTTCACCCTGCCTACGGCGTGGAGCTCAGACGACTGCGCCCTCCACGGTCACTGTGAGCAGGTGGTATTCACAGCCTGTATGACCCTCACGGCCAGCCCCGGGGTGTTCCCCGTCACTGT ACAGCCACCGCACTGTGTTCCTGACACGTACAGCAACGCCACACTCTGGTACAAGATCTTCACAACTGCCAGAGATGCCAACACAAAATACGCCCAAGATTACAATCCTTTCTGGTGTTATAAGGGGGCCATTGGAAAAGTCTATCATGCTTTAAATCCCAAGCTTACAGTGATTGTTCCAGAT gATGACCGTTCATTAATAAATTTGCATCTCATGCACACCAGTTACTTCCTCTTTGTGATGGTGATAACGATGTTTTGCTATGCTGTTATCAAGGGCAGACCCAGCAAATTGCGTCAGAGCAATCCTGAATTTTGTCCCGAGAAG GTGGCTTTGGCTGAGGCCTAA
- the TMEM248 gene encoding transmembrane protein 248 isoform X2: MHTTSHIYALRTHAHAQHQTRTQTHKRPSRTPRPSACTRRVPETWSRPPASDEACPGRAAVGRPGSEVTAALEVACFFFFFTRKPRLLEPELRRRREPGWLLVLASAQRSRTLPPARGEDGAERPRARHAPPRVSLARPRASAEQLARLGPGRAAARRGGDWNTFLLRFNDLDLCVSENETLKHLTNDTTTPESTMTSGQARASTQSPQALEDSGPVNISVAITLTLDPLKPFGGYSRNVTHLYSTILGHQIGLSGREAHEEINITFTLPTAWSSDDCALHGHCEQVVFTACMTLTASPGVFPVTVQPPHCVPDTYSNATLWYKIFTTARDANTKYAQDYNPFWCYKGAIGKVYHALNPKLTVIVPDDDRSLINLHLMHTSYFLFVMVITMFCYAVIKGRPSKLRQSNPEFCPEKVALAEA, encoded by the exons ATGCACACTACGAGCCACATATACGCActacgcacacacgcacacgcacaacACCAGACCCGCACACAGACCCATAAACGTCCATCACGCACTCCACGCCCGTCCGCATGCACGCGACGCGTCCCGGAAACGTGGTCTCGGCCGCCTGCCTCTGACGAAGCTTGTCCCGGCCGCGCCGCCGTCGGACGCCCGGGGTCGGAGGTCACGGCGGCGTTGGAGGtggcgtgtttttttttttttttcacccggAAACCGCGGCTGCTGGAGCCCGAGCTGAGGCGGCGGCGGGAGCCCGGTTGGCTTCTGGTCCTCGCGTCGGCCCAGCGGAGCCGGACGCTGCCCCCGGCGCGGGGAGAAGATGGTGCCGAGCGGCCCCGGGCCCGCCACGCGCCGCCACGAGTGAGCCTAGCGCGGCCGCGGGCGTCCGCCGAGCAGCTGGCCCGGCTGGGCCCGGGGCGCGCAGCTGCCCGCCGGGGCGGG GATTGGAATACTTTTCTGCTACGGTTCAATGATTTGGACTTGTGTGTATCAGAGAATGAAACGCTGAAGCATCTCACAAACGACACCACAACTCCGGAAAGCACAATGACCAGCGGGCAGGCCCGAGCTTCCACCCAGTCCCCCCAGGCCCTGGAGGACTCGGGTCCGGTGAATATCTCAGTCGCAATCACCCTAACCCTGGACCCACTGAAACCCTTCGGAGGGTATTCCCGCAACGTCACCCATCTGTACTCAACCATCTTAGGGCATCAGATTGGACTTTCAG GCAGGGAAGCCCACGAGGAGATAAACATCACCTTCACCCTGCCTACGGCGTGGAGCTCAGACGACTGCGCCCTCCACGGTCACTGTGAGCAGGTGGTATTCACAGCCTGTATGACCCTCACGGCCAGCCCCGGGGTGTTCCCCGTCACTGT ACAGCCACCGCACTGTGTTCCTGACACGTACAGCAACGCCACACTCTGGTACAAGATCTTCACAACTGCCAGAGATGCCAACACAAAATACGCCCAAGATTACAATCCTTTCTGGTGTTATAAGGGGGCCATTGGAAAAGTCTATCATGCTTTAAATCCCAAGCTTACAGTGATTGTTCCAGAT gATGACCGTTCATTAATAAATTTGCATCTCATGCACACCAGTTACTTCCTCTTTGTGATGGTGATAACGATGTTTTGCTATGCTGTTATCAAGGGCAGACCCAGCAAATTGCGTCAGAGCAATCCTGAATTTTGTCCCGAGAAG GTGGCTTTGGCTGAGGCCTAA